The genomic window CAAGGTCTCGCTGGGTGCGCGTGTTGGCATGGTCCATGGCCGCATGAAAGGCCCGGAGCGTGAAGAGGTCATGACCGCGTTTCAGGCCGGTGAGATCGATATTCTTGTGGCAACGACGGTGATCGAGGTGGGCGTCGATGTGCCCAACGCGTCGATCATGGTGATTGAGCATGCGGAAAGGTTTGGCCTCGCCCAACTCCATCAGCTGCGCGGTCGCGTGGGCCGTGGGTCGGCTGCGTCAAGCTGCCTCCTGCTTTACAAGACACCCTTGGGAGAGATGGCCAAGAAACGCATCGCGACACTTCGGGATACCGAGGACGGATTTGTTATCGCGGAGGAGGATCTGATCCTGCGTGGTGCTGGCGAGGTTCTGGGAACGCGTCAGTCCGGTCTTCCACAGTTCCGGCTGGCCTCTCTGGAAGCCCATGCGGACCTCATTGCCGCGGCCAGAGACGATGTAGAACTTATCCTCAACAAAGACCCCGAACTTGAGACGGAACGTGGTGCCGCCTTGCGCGTGCTGCTCTATCTGTTCGAACGCGACGAAGCGATCCGTTACCTGCGTGCCGGGTAGACATGCACTGCAAGCCAGACGGTAGGCGGCGATGTCCGGGTGTAGGTAACACGATGTCTTTGATGGGCCGGGATAAATGTCCAGTCGCCGCGTGACAGTGCGGTCTCTCCCTGACCATCAATCTCCAGTCGGGCATCTCCTTCAAGAACACAGACCCACTCGTCCTGCTCCTGATCAAACCATCCAGTTTCAGGTGCGCAGTGTCCGGTCGAGATGATCCGCTCAATTTTGACATTGCTGTGGTCCAGCAACGTGTCGAATTGTTCTGTCGGCAGCGCTGCCTGTGGAAGACCGGAAAAAAGATTGGTGGCCCCGGTCATGGCCTATTTATGCAGCTCATCTTCTTCAGCCTGCGTACGCACGTGATAGCCAGGGAGTGTCGTGCCGTCTGCATCAAACTCAGGCGCTACCAGCCCAGCCGAGATCACCATCTTGGCTGCGTCTTCAACGGACATCTCCAGCGTGATGACATCCCGCCGGGGAACGAACAGCAGGAAACCGCTTGTCGGGTTTGGTGTGGTCGGCAGGAAGACACTCACCATTTCCTCATCCGCGCGCGCCTGCACCTCGCCTTTGGCTGCAGTGGTGACGAAGGCAATCGAATAGACACCGCGGCGCGGATACTCGATCAGCGCGACTTCTCGGAAGGATTGTTGCGACTGGCTGAGAACGGTTTCGAATATCTGTTTGAGGGCGCCATAGATGTTGCGCACCAGCGGCATGCGGCCCACGAGCCGCTCGCCATAGTTCACCAACGTCCGACCAAACAGATTGGCCGTCAGGGCCCCCAGAAGTGTCAGCAGAACAACGGCAATGATGACACCGAGGCCGGGGACCGTGAAATCCAGGTACTGCTCGGGTCGATACTGGTCCGGGATCATCGGCGTGAACCAGGCATCCACAAAATCCACAAACCACATCACCAGCACGACAGTAATCGTGACCGGTGCCGCAACCACCAGGCCCGTCAGGAAGTAGTTGCGCAGCCGCGACAGGAAGCGCGACGGTTCCTTCGGTTCTATCAGAGGTGATTGTGGATCGCTCATGACAGGTGCGACTCAGGGGTTGAGGTGGAACATCCGCTACTCTAGCGCGCAATGGCACGGCTGGTCATCCGCGCTGTGACGTCTAGAATGATCCTCGAAAAGTCATTGCAGATAAACAAAAGAGTGGTGCCCCATGAGGCATCGCCTGAGGAAACACAGATGAAAATCCCTGAAGGATACCGTGTCCGCCTGGACCCTGAAGACGAGTACTGCCACGAGCCTGACGCAGCGTCCAACTACAATGAGAGCATGTATTTCAACATGTTCGATCCTGCTCAGAAGATCGGTGGCTGGTTCCGTCTGGGCAACCGCCCGAACGAGGGCTACGCCGAAATGACCAATTGCCTGTATCTGCCAGATGGGCGTGTCGCCTTCATGTATGCGCGCCCCAAGATCGACGGCAACAAGGAGCTAAAGGCCGGCGGCATGCATTTTGAGGTCGTGGAGCCATTCAAAAAGCTGCGCGTGACATACAAAGGCAAGGTCTGCGTGCTGACTGATCCCAACGAAATGGCCGACCCGGCAGGCGCCTTCAAGAACAACCCCATCGTCGATTGCGAGGTTGATCTCACCTATGAAGGCGTCTCGCCGATGTTTGGCGGTGAGACCGTGAAAGAGGACGGCTCGTCGCTGGAGATCGATCCGGAGAAGAGTTTCGCCAAGGCCCATTACGAGCAGCACATGGCCGCCAAGGGGCATTTCATTATTGGCGATGAACGCTTTGAGGTGTCCGGCCACGGCCTGCGCGACAAGTCCTGGGGCCCCCGATACTGGCAGGCGATCCACTGGTATCGCTGGTTGCCGATGAACTTTGGCGCCGACTTCGCGATGATGATTTCCATTGTCACCAATGCCGAAGGTCAAAGCCGCATGGGTGGCATGGTGCTGAAAGACGGAAAGTACGACCTGATTGAGCATGCGGAGATTGACAGCGACTGGGACGACAACTGGTACCAGACCGCCCTCACCGCCCGCATCAAGACTGAAAGCGGCACTGACTATGAAGTTTCAGGCAAGGTGATGTCACTCATTCCCTTGCGCAACCGGCGCAAGACGCCGGACGGCGAAGAAATGCTGACCCGCATCACCGAAGGCATGACCGAGTACACCTGCAACGGTCAGGTCGGCTATGGACTGTCGGAATATCTCGACCAGATTGTGGACGGCAAACCAGTGAGCATCGCGTCATGAGTAGCGCTGCCAAACTGGATGACACGCCGCACGCGCTGGCACAGCCGCTCAAAAAAGCTCTGGAACGTGTGTGGGCCAATACGGAATATGTGGGCGGCGTCCGCCGGTTATCCGGTGGCGCGAGCCAGGAAACCTGGGCATTTGAAGCGCAGGCCGGGCACCACAATCACCGCCTGATCCTGCGTCGCGCCCCAGGCGGCACGACGAACAACAAGCGCGATACAGCGGTTCCTCTGGCGACCGAAGCCGCGCTCATTCAACTGGCCGCCAAGCAGGGCGTGCCGGTTCCACCGGTGAAGCTTGTGCTCAATGAGGCCGATGATCTGGGCGATGGTTTTGTGATGGACCGCATTGAAGGCGAAACCATAGCCCGCAAGATACTGCGCGATGCCGAATATGCCGACGCCCGGCCAAAGCTGGCGCGCCAGTGCGGGGAAATCCTGGCCCGCATTCACGCCGTGCCACGCAGCTCCCTGCCGGAGATACAGACCTCACCGGCCCGGTCTGAAATCGACAAGTATCGCGACATCTACAACTCGATGAAGCACCCTCACCCGGTCTTCGAGCTGGCGTTCAGATATCTGGAAGACAATCTCCCGACCGATGACAGCCTGACACTCGTGCATGGCGATTTCCGCAATGGCAATCTGATGATCGGGGCGGACGGTGTGCGTGCGGTACTCGACTGGGAACTCGCCCATGTGGGCGACCCGATGGAGGACCTTGGCTGGATTTGCGTCAACTCCTGGCGCTTTGGCGAGATTGATAATCCGGTCGGAGGCTTTGGGTCTCGCGAGGACATGTTTGCCGGCTATGAAGCCGCCGGCGGTGCAGCAATTGACCCGGAGCGCGTCAAATACTGGGAAGTTCTGGGTACGCTCAAATGGGGCATCATGTGCATGATCATGGTGTCCGCCTTCTCAAGTGGCATGGACCGCTCCGTTGAGCGTGCAGCCATCGGCAGGCGGTCGTCTGAAACCGAAATCGACCTTCTCACCCTTCTGGCACCGCGCGGAGGACAAAAATAATGCAGGACCAACCCGCAGCCCACGACCTTGTGACGGCCGTGCGCGAGTTTCTTGAAAAAGTGGCGATGCCAAAGCTGGAAGGCCACGACGCTTTCCATGCCCGCGTGGCCGCAAATGCCCTGGCCATCGTCGAACGCGAGCTGGCCATTGCGCCCAAAGACAACGCGCAGGAAGTTGATCGCCTTGAAGCCCTGCTGGGCCATGGCGGCACATTGCAGGACTTGAACGAAGAGCTCTGCACGGAGATCCGCGAAGGACGCGTCACATTGGACACGCCCCACCTGGCAGATCATCTGTGGGCCACCACGCTCACCAAACTGTCCATCGATCAGCCGCGCTACGCCGCCTACAAAAGAGCGATTGAGCACACCAACACGCTCGATGTGTAACCCCTCAGCAGGAGACAAGTCATGATCATGATGTCTGATGACGGCCCGGTTGCCATCGTAACCTTTGAAAATCCGCCCATGGGCTACATGAATATGGAGATGGTGAAGGAGCTTGATCGCATCGTCGCGGCCTATGAGCAGGACGACAATGTGCGGGCCATCGTGTTCACCGGCGGGCTGCCGAATGTTTTTATCCGTCACTACGATGTGGCGGAAATCATTGCGGCAGGTGACTTCGTCAAATCCACCGGGCGCAGCGTTGACGACATAGTTGAAAGCGCTGCCGCTGAAACTGATATTTCCAACCTGTTCAACCGGGTTGATAACTGCCCCAAGCCCACCATCGCCGCCATCAACGGCATGTGCATGGGGGGTGGTTTTGAGTTTGCGCTGTGCTGTGATTTCCGGATTGCGGGCCAGGGCGCTTACACGATCGGTCTTCCGGAAACCAACATTGGCATTTTCCCCGGCGCCGGCGGCACACAGCGGCTACCCCGCGTGATCGGGGAAGCACGGGCACTGGAGATGATCCTGCGTGGACGCGTCGCCGGTCCGCAGGAAGCCGCAGAGCTCGGCCTGGTTCACCGGTTTGAAACAGGTGACGTTCTTG from Candidatus Phaeomarinobacter ectocarpi includes these protein-coding regions:
- a CDS encoding phosphotransferase family protein, giving the protein MSSAAKLDDTPHALAQPLKKALERVWANTEYVGGVRRLSGGASQETWAFEAQAGHHNHRLILRRAPGGTTNNKRDTAVPLATEAALIQLAAKQGVPVPPVKLVLNEADDLGDGFVMDRIEGETIARKILRDAEYADARPKLARQCGEILARIHAVPRSSLPEIQTSPARSEIDKYRDIYNSMKHPHPVFELAFRYLEDNLPTDDSLTLVHGDFRNGNLMIGADGVRAVLDWELAHVGDPMEDLGWICVNSWRFGEIDNPVGGFGSREDMFAGYEAAGGAAIDPERVKYWEVLGTLKWGIMCMIMVSAFSSGMDRSVERAAIGRRSSETEIDLLTLLAPRGGQK
- a CDS encoding DUF7064 domain-containing protein — encoded protein: MKIPEGYRVRLDPEDEYCHEPDAASNYNESMYFNMFDPAQKIGGWFRLGNRPNEGYAEMTNCLYLPDGRVAFMYARPKIDGNKELKAGGMHFEVVEPFKKLRVTYKGKVCVLTDPNEMADPAGAFKNNPIVDCEVDLTYEGVSPMFGGETVKEDGSSLEIDPEKSFAKAHYEQHMAAKGHFIIGDERFEVSGHGLRDKSWGPRYWQAIHWYRWLPMNFGADFAMMISIVTNAEGQSRMGGMVLKDGKYDLIEHAEIDSDWDDNWYQTALTARIKTESGTDYEVSGKVMSLIPLRNRRKTPDGEEMLTRITEGMTEYTCNGQVGYGLSEYLDQIVDGKPVSIAS
- a CDS encoding cupin domain-containing protein, which encodes MTGATNLFSGLPQAALPTEQFDTLLDHSNVKIERIISTGHCAPETGWFDQEQDEWVCVLEGDARLEIDGQGETALSRGDWTFIPAHQRHRVTYTRTSPPTVWLAVHVYPARR
- a CDS encoding DUF502 domain-containing protein; translation: MSDPQSPLIEPKEPSRFLSRLRNYFLTGLVVAAPVTITVVLVMWFVDFVDAWFTPMIPDQYRPEQYLDFTVPGLGVIIAVVLLTLLGALTANLFGRTLVNYGERLVGRMPLVRNIYGALKQIFETVLSQSQQSFREVALIEYPRRGVYSIAFVTTAAKGEVQARADEEMVSVFLPTTPNPTSGFLLFVPRRDVITLEMSVEDAAKMVISAGLVAPEFDADGTTLPGYHVRTQAEEDELHK
- a CDS encoding enoyl-CoA hydratase/isomerase family protein, with translation MIMMSDDGPVAIVTFENPPMGYMNMEMVKELDRIVAAYEQDDNVRAIVFTGGLPNVFIRHYDVAEIIAAGDFVKSTGRSVDDIVESAAAETDISNLFNRVDNCPKPTIAAINGMCMGGGFEFALCCDFRIAGQGAYTIGLPETNIGIFPGAGGTQRLPRVIGEARALEMILRGRVAGPQEAAELGLVHRFETGDVLAAAIALGKELAQKAPRSLAAAKMLVKSATQKTLSQGLADERAEFMRLLADDPEAMDAMKEFLTGDGEIA
- a CDS encoding DUF6285 domain-containing protein, whose protein sequence is MQDQPAAHDLVTAVREFLEKVAMPKLEGHDAFHARVAANALAIVERELAIAPKDNAQEVDRLEALLGHGGTLQDLNEELCTEIREGRVTLDTPHLADHLWATTLTKLSIDQPRYAAYKRAIEHTNTLDV